In Kordia antarctica, the following proteins share a genomic window:
- a CDS encoding thioesterase II family protein, protein MRTEHKVQLFLLHFAGGSSYSYDFLRAYMDDNFEFIPLEIPGRGKRFHESLLATKAAAIEDYTKQIKKLRNHRKPYLIFGHSMGATLALSIAYEMEKINDIALSIIVSGNPGPGIKEPEDPDNKGPRYLMNDADFKAELEILGGIPEEILNSDELYDFFEPIMRADFAILEKESDYSEEEIKLRSSIYALMGSEEERCEHIENWKKFTKGTFESNLLEGNHFFIHGHPEKLSTIILNSYKDNF, encoded by the coding sequence ATGAGAACTGAACATAAAGTACAACTATTTCTGCTCCATTTTGCGGGTGGAAGTAGTTACTCCTATGATTTTCTTAGAGCCTACATGGATGATAATTTTGAATTTATTCCATTAGAAATTCCTGGGAGAGGAAAAAGATTTCACGAATCTTTATTAGCAACCAAAGCAGCAGCAATAGAAGATTATACCAAACAAATAAAAAAACTCAGAAATCATCGAAAACCGTATTTAATTTTTGGGCACAGTATGGGAGCTACCTTGGCACTCTCTATTGCGTATGAAATGGAAAAAATTAATGACATTGCTCTGTCTATAATTGTTTCCGGAAATCCTGGTCCTGGAATAAAAGAACCTGAAGATCCTGATAATAAGGGTCCTAGATATTTAATGAATGATGCTGATTTTAAAGCTGAATTGGAAATTCTTGGAGGCATACCTGAAGAAATACTGAATAGTGATGAATTATATGATTTCTTTGAGCCTATAATGAGAGCCGACTTTGCAATTTTAGAAAAAGAAAGCGATTATTCTGAGGAAGAAATAAAACTTAGATCTTCAATTTATGCACTCATGGGTTCTGAAGAAGAACGCTGCGAACACATTGAAAACTGGAAAAAATTCACCAAGGGAACATTTGAATCTAATCTCCTAGAAGGAAATCACTTTTTTATACACGGTCATCCCGAAAAACTTTCTACTATTATTTTAAACAGTTATAAAGATAACTTTTAA
- a CDS encoding TonB-dependent receptor domain-containing protein, whose amino-acid sequence MKKSLSKINKKMCILALLIVPCLVMAQVQITGKVTSEKESISFANVVLTGENDKIIGGAITDENGAFVIKTNKGTYKITVSFIGYTNWEKSIVVEADLDLGTIVLTENPESLGQVFLEGRKNLIIQKTDRLVFNVENNPGLVGADALDALRVAPGLTIQNNSVGMIGKGATGVMVDGRLLPISGEDLVNFLSSISADDIKSIEIITNPPAKYEAEGNSGLINIIYKKGVRNSWKNTTTAAYNQNEFSYFTLRNNFSYNKNKFKLSVNLNGNTGFTRGIEQTDIFYPSGTWKTDLRGKSERKDYSGRILLDYDITENTTIGMQFLGNVDKGGTDDRASTRIFDPSDELQTLLLNTGRSQPDDNNNLYNVHLVSKLDTLGRELSIDLDYFDLNSEFNRNFITETFSPSNQFIALNQSALNISNQNVDNYSVKVDFEHPLKAVKLSYGTKFSFIRNSSDVQFFDTLSGDPVFDPALSNEFEYEENIQAAYINATKSFNDKWEAQVGLRVENTNTEGFSRTLNQTTTNDYFKLFPTIYISYRKNDNHQFVINYGKRISRPSFRDLNPFRFYVNSNNFSEGNPFLQPSFSDNYDFTYTYKSNLRTNFFLNRTTNGFGTIFTPIADITTQVVSRQNYFEDYNFGLGQSYGYKGLSWLQNNNLVYLLGSKTEFYDDIITAKEMNGFRLYVSSYNTISFGKSSKFQVNYWYSTSYKTNLFDFGETYSLSFGYKQDFLEKALQLSVLINDVFDTASQNNLVSKVNGIKQNYTQNYSNRYFRLSLTYSFGNKKINVDQRGFGNDEERRRAGAN is encoded by the coding sequence ATGAAAAAAAGTTTGTCAAAAATTAATAAAAAAATGTGCATTTTAGCTTTGCTAATAGTTCCATGTTTGGTAATGGCACAAGTTCAAATCACAGGGAAAGTAACAAGTGAAAAAGAATCCATTTCTTTTGCAAATGTTGTTTTAACTGGTGAAAATGATAAAATTATCGGAGGCGCTATAACTGATGAAAATGGGGCTTTTGTTATAAAAACAAATAAGGGCACTTATAAAATAACAGTAAGTTTTATTGGATATACAAATTGGGAAAAAAGCATTGTCGTTGAAGCAGACTTAGACCTTGGAACTATCGTATTAACGGAAAATCCGGAGAGTTTAGGACAAGTTTTTCTTGAAGGAAGAAAAAACTTAATCATTCAAAAAACGGATCGCCTTGTATTCAATGTAGAAAACAATCCTGGTCTTGTTGGTGCAGATGCTTTAGATGCACTTAGAGTAGCTCCAGGTTTAACAATTCAAAACAATAGTGTTGGAATGATTGGAAAAGGAGCTACCGGAGTCATGGTAGATGGACGCCTTTTACCAATAAGTGGAGAAGACTTGGTAAACTTTCTAAGTTCTATTTCTGCAGATGATATAAAAAGTATTGAAATCATTACTAATCCGCCTGCAAAATATGAAGCAGAAGGAAATAGTGGATTAATCAATATTATTTATAAAAAAGGAGTTAGAAATTCATGGAAAAATACCACAACCGCAGCGTATAATCAAAATGAGTTTAGTTACTTTACACTTAGAAACAATTTCTCATACAATAAAAATAAATTCAAGTTATCTGTAAACTTAAACGGAAACACAGGATTTACAAGAGGAATAGAACAAACTGATATTTTCTATCCAAGCGGCACATGGAAAACAGACTTGAGAGGTAAAAGTGAACGAAAAGACTATTCTGGTAGAATTTTACTCGACTATGATATTACTGAGAATACGACAATTGGAATGCAATTTCTTGGAAATGTAGACAAAGGAGGAACAGATGATAGAGCTAGTACACGAATTTTTGATCCTTCAGATGAATTGCAAACATTGTTGTTAAACACAGGAAGAAGTCAGCCAGACGATAACAATAATCTATATAACGTACACTTAGTTTCAAAACTGGATACTTTAGGAAGAGAACTATCAATAGACTTAGATTATTTTGATTTAAATTCTGAATTTAATAGAAACTTTATCACAGAAACATTCTCACCATCTAATCAATTTATTGCATTAAATCAGTCCGCATTAAACATCTCAAATCAAAATGTAGACAATTATAGTGTAAAAGTAGATTTTGAACATCCGTTAAAAGCTGTAAAACTATCCTATGGTACTAAATTTAGTTTCATTAGAAACTCAAGTGATGTACAATTTTTTGACACATTAAGCGGAGATCCTGTATTTGATCCAGCATTATCGAATGAATTTGAATACGAAGAAAATATTCAAGCGGCATATATAAATGCTACAAAATCATTCAATGACAAATGGGAAGCTCAAGTAGGCTTGCGTGTAGAAAATACGAATACCGAAGGATTTTCAAGAACCTTAAATCAAACGACTACGAATGATTATTTTAAATTATTTCCAACGATTTATATTTCGTATCGAAAAAATGACAATCACCAATTTGTGATTAATTATGGTAAAAGAATTAGCAGACCGAGTTTTAGAGATTTAAACCCTTTCCGTTTCTATGTAAATAGTAATAACTTTTCAGAAGGAAATCCTTTTTTACAACCTTCTTTTAGTGATAATTATGACTTTACATATACCTACAAAAGTAACTTAAGAACAAATTTTTTCTTAAACAGAACTACCAACGGATTTGGAACAATTTTTACACCAATAGCAGATATCACTACACAAGTAGTTAGCAGACAAAACTACTTTGAAGATTATAACTTTGGACTTGGACAATCATACGGATACAAAGGATTATCATGGTTGCAAAACAATAATTTAGTCTATTTATTAGGTTCGAAAACTGAATTTTATGATGACATTATTACTGCAAAAGAAATGAATGGGTTCAGACTTTATGTATCATCATACAATACAATCTCTTTTGGGAAATCATCAAAATTTCAAGTAAATTATTGGTATAGTACATCTTATAAAACGAATCTTTTTGACTTTGGAGAAACATATAGTTTAAGCTTTGGCTACAAACAAGATTTCCTAGAAAAAGCACTTCAACTATCAGTACTTATAAATGATGTTTTTGATACTGCAAGTCAGAATAATTTAGTTTCAAAAGTAAATGGAATTAAACAAAACTATACACAAAACTATAGTAACAGATATTTCAGATTGTCATTAACATATAGTTTTGGTAATAAGAAAATCAACGTGGATCAGAGAGGATTTGGTAATGATGAAGAACGAAGAAGAGCAGGAGCCAACTAA
- a CDS encoding carboxypeptidase-like regulatory domain-containing protein — MTIIKISKKNLILVIAVLLPYLILSQVQLKGTVKVNSENTPHATVYLVDANDKVVAGTVTDDRGYLNIWTYKGSYTAVIKYLGCEEWSKKVSLKNDVHLGNVELEEKQNAASSKKFIKKHDNYYELLVNANKAFNESSLFDVLPEAPGVAVVKDNIFIVGKEKAEIMINNTLVTYSGKELIKYLKSISASKVENIEVYLKSASQYNIPDKDGLIKIKINI; from the coding sequence ATGACAATAATTAAAATCAGTAAAAAAAACCTAATATTGGTGATTGCAGTATTGCTCCCATATTTAATACTATCTCAAGTGCAACTAAAAGGAACCGTTAAAGTAAATTCAGAAAACACACCACATGCTACTGTGTATCTAGTCGATGCCAATGATAAAGTAGTCGCAGGAACAGTAACCGATGACCGTGGGTATTTGAACATTTGGACCTACAAAGGTTCTTATACAGCTGTGATTAAATATTTAGGCTGTGAAGAATGGTCTAAAAAAGTTTCGCTCAAAAATGACGTACACTTAGGGAACGTTGAATTAGAAGAAAAGCAAAATGCAGCGAGCAGTAAAAAATTTATCAAGAAGCATGACAACTATTACGAACTCTTAGTAAATGCAAACAAAGCGTTCAATGAAAGTTCTCTTTTTGATGTATTACCTGAAGCACCAGGTGTTGCGGTTGTAAAAGACAACATCTTCATTGTAGGGAAAGAAAAGGCGGAAATTATGATAAATAATACCTTGGTTACATATTCTGGTAAAGAATTAATCAAATATCTCAAAAGCATTTCTGCTTCCAAGGTAGAAAATATCGAAGTGTATTTAAAATCAGCTTCACAATACAATATCCCAGATAAGGATGGACTCATAAAAATCAAAATAAATATATAA
- a CDS encoding non-ribosomal peptide synthetase produces the protein MENIKVKSAKSILKELITKNIKVQLDEKAGNIEVTGNVNSLTQDNILDIKGYKEEIIELLKTRVKFKNQSFQTIKEAPKGESYPLSNAQLRLWILSQYREASVAYNMPMHIYLNGSYEIDSFKKAIHAVIERHEILRTVFRKNDKEKVCQWILSAEQLNFKIDYQDYRTSENSDGEVEKYVLGDAYIPFDLEKGPLFRASLLQLSEDEYIFYFNLHHIISDGWSMEVLTGDVMNYYESFVLGKTPEITPLRIQYKDYTIWQLDQLTSNGYQEHKEYWESKLYGKIPTIDLPSTKIRPRVKTYKGHSLSTFIAADDIRNLRKFIDAEGGSLFFSLLGICNVLFYKYLSEKDITIGTIIAGRDHIDLEDQIGFYVNTLALRTQMDSNESFVAFYNRLKDDLAIAFNHQVYPFDHLVENINSNGDTSRSAIFDIMLILQNIGEGKRDVSVVDEHIISDRGACIAKFDLNITFKEEGEYLSFDVEYNTDVYEKEMVMQIMRHFKQLLHTVVSNPEKPIEAVELLSAVEKKELIQTLNDTEVTLSKQETILDLFQNQVVKSSEKIAIVSEEQKYTYVQLDQLSNQIADCLIKNYNIGSGDIVAIKMERNKWILPCILAIVKTGAAYLPIDTLSIPEREQFILDDANAKLLITTSNNVLDAAIYKGTQFVVDADFDPTAYASKPVNNIQSENDPVYIIYTSGSTGNPKGTLIQHHALLNYITWGKKYYLETLEEISFGLFTSIAFDLTVTSLFLPLVSGGTLTTYSSKDISFVLKDYIDKGISCIKLTPAHITLLDSLELKSDALKIAIVGGDALHRNHVDILRSINPKIKIYNEYGPTEATVGCIVHEVKAEELIVIGKPIDNTQVYIINEHDQLQPKGVIGELCIAGKGLSKGYINQPELTKEKFIENPFKAGELLYKTGDMAKRLPDGNIHFIGRVDDQVKIRGHRVEISEIEQYILQKPTIKDVAVIAKNTAAGKELVAYITTNEEEIEKVSDLHVFLSKRVPDYMIPGKFILLNEFPLTINGKVDKEKLQETNGRALSSEVVYEAPTTFEEKLMMEILQDIFKEDKISINDNFYHIGGDSIKSFQIINKIKQKGYSLKVEDILMYPIIKELAEHVVLNTYIIDQSEVIGDVKLTPIQLYLFNSPTIKNYSHNNQSAVLKSKEPIHSESLEKCAQKLVAHHDALRMTFTQTENEWKQYNTPINNDLTFVTFHDLSQEEDSLKMMGELANDIQKSFDLSKGPLFKIGHFRLQDGDYLALIVHHLVIDGISWRIILEDIASLYTNIKKEEELLLPLKSDSYKKWAKTLHSYSQSEVLEKELVYWREMCNQEIKGIPTDRPIEKETHKLDGTAHFVLDKKTTTLLKTEVPSMFNTEINDVLTTAFGLALKDVFDVDKCVIKMETHGREHIVKDIDVSRTVGWFTSIYPFVLDNASESSIKNLLKIKKDFRDVPNKGIGFWIAKYLKQASLKELKPTVEFNYLGDFGDSVGAGEGVFEYASAYIGESSDAGINSDVLISILGIEAMGELTLSYAYPTSLFDEDTMNALIKAYEKNLRGLIDDILSSEPSDYIEKAVKKTHYPVSHNQRYLMNNAQSVGMLGPYYYRFESEDKLRKTFQKFIEHYPVLAIKYTELDGAIIQTPIAATEVDFDVQIVNYSDEEKVEEISRNYLTDPYKTIDGQLIRLFVGINEDNGQSFLLVGIHHCLTDHHTNTIIGESLTNFLSDIKIIGDKTTNVDFVNWQQEFLQSETGNEYRKYWKNLLGSITYPTLKMLNSKNNTGDVSEIFYIENDLLSKLNDIHLKTNLPITGVLMAIHKKMMQDIFHVDSGIQITIANGREQQDENFDFAQNLGVMHNLLPLPYTEIESEAYEAFIRKGYTEYIKARAYQQIPYNMIKNDFNAEKGIDLDSHTKGIFSFRYVNNTNSEQEERKDHTRTTPFEMDSRINMTCVSSKNSIEIELVYPKSLAVENKVERYRPYFINILELFTENL, from the coding sequence ATGGAAAACATAAAAGTAAAAAGTGCTAAGAGCATCTTGAAAGAATTAATTACTAAAAACATTAAAGTTCAGCTTGATGAAAAGGCTGGAAACATTGAAGTTACAGGTAATGTTAATAGTCTGACACAAGACAATATCCTAGATATCAAAGGATATAAAGAGGAAATTATTGAGTTATTAAAGACAAGAGTCAAATTTAAAAATCAATCTTTCCAAACAATAAAAGAAGCTCCAAAAGGTGAAAGCTATCCATTGTCGAACGCTCAGTTACGACTTTGGATATTAAGTCAATACAGAGAAGCTTCTGTGGCTTACAACATGCCAATGCACATTTATTTAAATGGAAGCTACGAGATTGACAGTTTTAAAAAAGCCATTCATGCAGTTATTGAACGTCATGAAATATTACGTACGGTTTTTAGAAAAAATGATAAAGAAAAAGTATGTCAATGGATACTTAGTGCTGAACAACTCAACTTTAAAATTGACTATCAAGATTACAGAACTTCCGAAAACAGCGATGGAGAAGTAGAAAAGTATGTTTTAGGAGATGCGTACATACCTTTTGATTTAGAAAAAGGGCCATTATTCAGAGCTAGTCTACTGCAATTATCTGAAGATGAATACATTTTTTACTTCAATTTGCATCATATTATTAGTGATGGTTGGTCAATGGAAGTACTCACAGGTGATGTAATGAATTATTATGAATCTTTCGTTTTGGGTAAAACTCCAGAAATCACTCCACTTCGCATTCAATATAAAGATTATACCATTTGGCAACTTGATCAATTAACAAGTAACGGATACCAAGAACATAAAGAATATTGGGAATCGAAGCTTTACGGAAAAATTCCAACGATCGATCTTCCGTCTACGAAAATACGTCCAAGAGTAAAAACATATAAAGGGCATTCATTAAGTACTTTTATAGCAGCAGATGACATCCGAAATCTACGAAAATTCATAGATGCAGAAGGCGGAAGTTTATTCTTTAGTTTACTAGGTATTTGCAATGTATTATTCTATAAATACCTAAGTGAAAAAGATATTACAATAGGTACAATTATTGCTGGAAGAGATCATATTGACCTTGAAGATCAAATAGGGTTTTATGTAAACACGTTGGCATTGCGAACGCAAATGGATTCTAACGAGTCATTTGTAGCATTCTATAATCGATTAAAAGATGATTTAGCAATCGCATTCAACCATCAAGTGTATCCGTTTGATCACTTGGTAGAAAACATCAACTCAAATGGAGATACTTCAAGAAGTGCCATTTTTGATATCATGCTAATACTACAAAATATTGGTGAAGGAAAACGAGATGTATCCGTAGTAGACGAACACATAATATCGGATAGAGGTGCTTGTATTGCAAAATTTGACTTGAATATTACCTTCAAAGAAGAAGGCGAATATTTATCGTTTGATGTTGAATACAATACAGATGTGTATGAAAAAGAAATGGTGATGCAAATAATGAGGCATTTCAAGCAATTACTTCATACAGTTGTATCAAATCCAGAAAAACCTATTGAAGCTGTTGAACTACTATCAGCGGTTGAAAAGAAAGAGTTAATACAAACGCTCAATGATACAGAAGTTACGCTCTCAAAACAGGAAACGATTCTTGATTTATTTCAAAATCAAGTAGTGAAAAGTTCAGAAAAAATTGCAATCGTTTCTGAAGAACAAAAATATACATATGTGCAACTTGACCAATTATCCAATCAAATAGCTGATTGTTTAATTAAGAATTACAACATAGGTTCAGGAGATATTGTTGCCATAAAAATGGAGCGAAACAAATGGATTTTACCTTGTATCCTTGCCATTGTAAAAACGGGTGCTGCGTATCTTCCGATAGATACATTAAGTATTCCAGAAAGAGAACAATTTATTTTAGATGATGCAAATGCAAAACTACTCATAACAACTTCCAACAATGTATTGGATGCTGCTATTTACAAAGGAACACAGTTTGTTGTAGATGCTGATTTTGATCCTACAGCATACGCATCAAAACCTGTAAATAATATTCAATCTGAAAATGATCCTGTATACATTATATATACATCAGGTTCTACCGGAAACCCTAAAGGAACACTAATTCAACATCACGCTTTATTGAATTATATAACTTGGGGTAAAAAATATTATTTAGAAACGCTAGAAGAAATTTCTTTTGGTCTATTTACTTCAATTGCTTTCGATTTAACAGTTACAAGCTTATTTCTACCATTAGTATCAGGCGGAACATTAACAACCTATTCATCTAAAGATATTTCTTTTGTTCTTAAAGATTATATTGATAAAGGCATTTCATGCATTAAGCTAACACCAGCGCATATTACTCTTTTAGATAGTTTAGAACTAAAAAGTGATGCATTAAAAATTGCAATTGTCGGAGGAGATGCACTACATCGAAATCATGTAGATATTCTGAGAAGTATCAATCCTAAGATCAAAATTTATAACGAATACGGACCAACGGAAGCAACAGTTGGCTGTATTGTACACGAAGTGAAGGCGGAAGAACTCATCGTAATTGGCAAACCTATTGATAATACTCAGGTTTACATTATAAACGAGCACGATCAATTACAACCAAAAGGTGTTATTGGCGAATTATGCATAGCTGGTAAAGGACTTTCTAAAGGATATATAAACCAACCTGAATTAACAAAAGAAAAATTTATTGAAAATCCATTCAAAGCTGGCGAACTATTATACAAAACTGGCGATATGGCAAAGAGGCTTCCAGATGGGAATATTCATTTTATTGGAAGAGTTGACGATCAGGTAAAAATTAGAGGACATCGTGTTGAAATTTCAGAAATAGAACAATACATTCTGCAAAAACCAACTATTAAAGATGTTGCTGTAATTGCTAAAAATACGGCAGCGGGTAAAGAGTTAGTAGCCTATATTACAACCAATGAAGAAGAAATAGAAAAAGTATCTGATCTTCACGTATTCTTGTCCAAAAGAGTACCTGATTATATGATTCCAGGTAAATTTATTTTACTTAACGAATTTCCATTGACAATTAACGGGAAAGTTGATAAAGAAAAACTTCAAGAAACAAATGGAAGAGCGCTTTCAAGTGAAGTTGTATACGAAGCACCAACAACTTTTGAAGAAAAATTAATGATGGAAATCCTTCAGGATATCTTCAAGGAAGACAAAATAAGTATCAATGATAACTTTTATCACATCGGTGGAGATTCTATCAAGTCTTTTCAAATCATAAACAAAATAAAGCAAAAAGGATACAGTCTAAAAGTAGAAGACATCTTAATGTATCCTATTATTAAGGAGCTTGCAGAACATGTTGTACTAAATACATACATTATTGATCAATCAGAAGTAATTGGCGACGTAAAATTAACACCAATTCAGTTGTACTTGTTCAATTCACCAACGATCAAAAATTATTCACACAACAACCAATCAGCAGTTTTAAAAAGTAAAGAACCCATACATTCTGAAAGTTTAGAAAAATGTGCACAAAAACTAGTAGCGCATCATGATGCTTTACGGATGACTTTTACACAGACTGAAAATGAATGGAAGCAATACAATACTCCTATAAATAACGATCTTACTTTTGTTACATTCCACGATTTATCTCAAGAAGAAGATAGTCTTAAAATGATGGGAGAATTAGCAAATGACATCCAGAAAAGTTTTGACCTTAGCAAAGGACCTTTATTCAAAATAGGACACTTTAGATTACAGGACGGAGATTATTTAGCATTGATAGTGCATCATTTAGTAATAGATGGAATATCCTGGAGAATTATTTTGGAAGATATTGCAAGTTTATACACCAATATTAAAAAAGAGGAAGAACTGTTATTGCCTTTAAAATCAGATTCCTATAAAAAATGGGCAAAAACATTGCATAGCTATTCACAAAGTGAAGTGCTGGAAAAAGAGCTTGTCTATTGGAGAGAAATGTGTAACCAAGAAATAAAAGGCATTCCAACAGATCGTCCAATTGAAAAAGAAACCCATAAACTTGATGGAACTGCACATTTTGTACTTGATAAAAAGACAACTACACTTTTAAAAACAGAAGTGCCTAGTATGTTCAATACTGAAATCAATGATGTATTGACAACCGCTTTTGGATTAGCCTTAAAAGACGTTTTCGATGTAGATAAATGTGTTATAAAAATGGAAACTCATGGAAGAGAACATATCGTAAAAGATATAGACGTTAGTAGAACTGTAGGTTGGTTTACATCTATATATCCTTTTGTATTAGACAATGCGTCTGAATCTTCAATTAAAAACTTATTAAAAATTAAAAAAGATTTTAGAGATGTTCCTAATAAAGGAATTGGATTCTGGATTGCAAAATATTTAAAACAAGCATCGCTAAAAGAATTGAAACCAACTGTTGAATTTAATTACTTAGGTGATTTTGGAGATTCTGTTGGAGCAGGAGAAGGTGTTTTTGAATACGCATCTGCATATATTGGAGAAAGCTCAGATGCAGGAATCAATAGTGATGTATTAATTTCTATATTAGGAATTGAGGCTATGGGAGAACTTACACTATCATATGCATATCCTACTTCGCTCTTTGATGAAGATACAATGAATGCTTTGATAAAGGCGTACGAAAAGAACTTGCGTGGCTTAATTGATGATATTCTTTCGTCAGAACCTTCTGATTATATAGAAAAAGCTGTTAAAAAAACACACTATCCTGTATCACATAACCAAAGATATTTAATGAATAACGCACAGTCTGTAGGAATGCTAGGTCCGTACTACTACCGTTTTGAGTCGGAAGACAAACTGCGCAAAACATTTCAAAAATTCATAGAACACTATCCAGTTTTAGCTATTAAGTATACGGAGTTGGATGGTGCTATTATTCAAACTCCTATTGCAGCAACAGAAGTAGACTTTGATGTACAAATTGTTAATTATTCAGATGAAGAAAAGGTTGAAGAAATCTCTAGAAATTATTTAACCGACCCATACAAAACTATTGATGGACAATTAATTCGCCTATTTGTTGGTATTAATGAAGATAATGGACAATCTTTTCTATTAGTTGGAATTCATCATTGTCTTACGGATCATCATACGAATACTATTATTGGGGAAAGTTTGACAAACTTTTTGTCAGACATAAAGATAATAGGTGATAAAACAACGAATGTAGATTTTGTAAACTGGCAACAAGAGTTTTTACAATCTGAAACAGGAAATGAATACAGAAAATATTGGAAAAATTTATTGGGAAGTATTACATATCCAACATTAAAAATGTTAAATAGTAAAAATAACACTGGTGATGTATCGGAAATTTTTTACATTGAAAATGATTTACTTTCAAAATTGAATGATATTCATTTAAAAACCAACCTTCCAATAACAGGAGTTTTAATGGCAATCCATAAAAAAATGATGCAAGATATATTTCATGTTGATAGTGGAATACAAATAACCATTGCTAATGGAAGAGAGCAACAAGATGAGAACTTTGACTTTGCTCAAAATCTTGGCGTTATGCATAATCTGTTACCACTTCCTTACACGGAGATCGAATCAGAAGCATATGAAGCTTTTATTAGAAAGGGATATACTGAGTATATAAAAGCTAGAGCGTATCAACAAATTCCATACAATATGATAAAAAATGATTTCAATGCTGAAAAGGGAATAGATCTTGATTCACACACAAAAGGAATATTCAGTTTTAGATATGTAAATAATACAAATTCAGAACAAGAAGAACGAAAAGATCATACAAGAACTACTCCTTTCGAAATGGATAGTAGAATTAATATGACATGTGTGTCTTCAAAAAATAGTATTGAAATAGAATTAGTATACCCAAAAAGCCTAGCGGTAGAAAATAAAGTAGAAAGGTATAGACCTTACTTTATAAATATATTAGAATTATTTACAGAAAACCTATAA